The Thiorhodovibrio litoralis genome includes a window with the following:
- a CDS encoding lytic transglycosylase domain-containing protein: MANRDFKNRIARDAVAMLFLSVGLTAPVLADASAKKPLEAASPEPAAASQPAALPKPPDKPVPSRDELVKLVDRMAAKYGLDASLVHAIVRAESNYNPHAVSRAGAVGLMQVMPETAADYGVTSREKLFDPTINAQTGSRHLKRLLGKYSIGKAVMAYNAGEGALERSNGFVTYPETQVYTYRVLTTYLRGKGIKPYSPEAQKLTGITLTPAMARADSGVKSRVNRQLSRLRLRLEPTWVTSPLSKNALDPSLHRVGPKSKPMIVLERPKVMR; the protein is encoded by the coding sequence ATGGCGAATAGAGACTTCAAAAATCGGATCGCCCGTGACGCCGTCGCGATGCTGTTCCTCTCGGTCGGTCTGACCGCCCCAGTGCTGGCTGACGCATCCGCGAAAAAGCCACTCGAGGCGGCAAGCCCCGAGCCTGCCGCTGCAAGCCAGCCAGCGGCCTTGCCAAAGCCGCCGGACAAGCCTGTGCCGAGTCGTGACGAGCTGGTCAAACTGGTCGATCGCATGGCGGCAAAATATGGGCTGGACGCCTCGCTGGTGCATGCCATCGTGCGCGCGGAGTCGAACTACAACCCACATGCCGTCTCGCGCGCCGGCGCCGTGGGGCTGATGCAGGTGATGCCGGAAACCGCCGCTGACTATGGCGTGACCTCGAGGGAAAAGTTGTTCGATCCCACCATCAATGCCCAAACTGGCTCGCGCCATCTCAAACGCCTGCTCGGCAAGTACAGCATCGGCAAGGCGGTGATGGCCTACAACGCGGGTGAGGGAGCGCTCGAGCGCAGCAATGGCTTTGTCACCTATCCAGAAACCCAGGTCTACACCTATCGGGTGCTGACAACCTATCTGCGCGGCAAAGGCATTAAGCCCTACTCGCCAGAGGCGCAGAAATTGACGGGTATCACCTTGACACCGGCCATGGCGCGGGCGGACTCTGGGGTAAAGAGTCGGGTCAACCGGCAGCTTTCGCGCTTGCGCCTGCGCCTGGAGCCGACCTGGGTTACCAGTCCGCTGTCGAAGAATGCGCTCGACCCCAGCTTGCATCGCGTCGGGCCCAAGAGTAAGCCTATGATTGTGCTCGAGAGGCCGAAGGTGATGCGCTAG